The following proteins are co-located in the Spinactinospora alkalitolerans genome:
- a CDS encoding glycine cleavage T C-terminal barrel domain-containing protein has protein sequence MTVIENPEILLYSRIRKSPYFYASRRHGVAKYSVYNHTYHPRHYGDPVAEYWHLLNGVTLWDVGVERQVEITGPDAFTFTNMLVPRDLTKCKVGQCKYVFVTAPDGGIINDPVLLRLGENHFWLSLADSDVLLWAQGLAYNSGLDVTIREADVGPLQVQGPKSRDVMVDLFGERVLDIPYYFCAEYDLDGLDVVVSRTGYTSELGFEIYLRNATRDAMTLWDKVIEAGTPHGIQVIGPCHIRRIEGGILAWGSDIGLDTNPFEVGYGYEVSWMVDLDQEADFVGKEALTRIRDTGISRKLAGVEISGPPLGSYNDGSMIDVFPVSRPGGEVIGKVTSACFSPKLERNIGFAMVPVEASALGTELSVRTQHGLVSATVVEKPFVDPKKFVPKQDLHRLVAG, from the coding sequence ATGACCGTCATCGAGAACCCGGAGATCCTGCTCTACAGCCGGATCAGGAAGTCGCCGTACTTCTACGCGTCGCGCCGGCACGGCGTGGCCAAGTACAGCGTGTACAACCACACCTACCACCCGAGGCACTACGGCGACCCGGTCGCCGAGTACTGGCACCTGCTCAACGGAGTGACGCTGTGGGACGTCGGCGTGGAGCGCCAGGTGGAGATCACCGGACCGGACGCGTTCACCTTCACCAACATGCTGGTGCCGCGCGACCTCACCAAGTGCAAGGTGGGGCAGTGCAAGTACGTGTTCGTCACCGCCCCTGACGGCGGCATCATCAACGACCCCGTGCTGCTGCGCCTGGGCGAGAACCACTTCTGGCTGTCCCTGGCCGACAGCGACGTGCTGCTGTGGGCGCAGGGGCTGGCCTACAACAGCGGACTGGACGTCACGATCCGCGAGGCCGACGTCGGCCCGCTCCAGGTGCAGGGGCCCAAGTCCAGGGACGTCATGGTCGACCTGTTCGGCGAGCGCGTGCTGGACATCCCGTACTACTTCTGCGCCGAGTACGACCTCGACGGCCTCGACGTGGTGGTCTCGCGCACCGGCTACACCTCGGAACTGGGGTTCGAGATCTACCTGCGCAACGCCACGCGCGACGCGATGACGCTGTGGGACAAGGTGATCGAGGCCGGCACCCCGCACGGCATCCAGGTCATCGGCCCCTGCCACATCCGCAGGATCGAGGGCGGCATCCTCGCCTGGGGCAGCGACATCGGGCTGGACACCAACCCGTTCGAGGTGGGCTACGGCTACGAGGTGAGCTGGATGGTCGACCTGGACCAGGAGGCCGACTTCGTCGGCAAGGAGGCGCTCACCCGCATCCGCGACACCGGCATCAGCCGCAAGCTGGCGGGGGTGGAGATCAGCGGGCCGCCGCTGGGTTCCTACAACGACGGCTCCATGATCGACGTCTTCCCGGTCTCGCGTCCCGGCGGCGAGGTGATCGGCAAGGTCACCTCGGCCTGCTTCTCGCCGAAGCTGGAGCGCAACATCGGGTTCGCCATGGTCCCGGTCGAGGCCTCGGCGCTCGGCACCGAGCTGAGCGTGCGGACGCAGCACGGCCTCGTCTCGGCCACGGTCGTCGAGAAGCCCTTCGTCGACCCCAAGAAGTTCGTGCCGAAGCAGGATCTGCACCGGCTCGTGGCCGGCTGA
- a CDS encoding IclR family transcriptional regulator: MQSVDRAVTVLEILARHGEAGVTEIAAELGVHKSTAFRLVGALERRGLVEQPGLRGKYRLGFGIIRLAGTMAAGLDLTQQSRRVCEDLAAEIGETVNVAIRSGGTVVNIDQVRGASAVVSQNWIGRQNPLHATSSGKVLLAHMEYAELRRLLRGPLEEVTPNTVTDPEALRAQLDEVLERGYATATEELEFGLNAVAAPIRGLSGEVIAAVSASGPSYRMESDLLDEVGRTVAKAAAEISTRMGHMEMR, from the coding sequence GTGCAGTCGGTGGACCGGGCCGTCACGGTGCTGGAGATCCTGGCCCGGCACGGCGAGGCCGGGGTCACCGAGATCGCCGCCGAGCTCGGGGTGCACAAGTCCACGGCCTTCCGGCTGGTCGGCGCGCTCGAACGGCGCGGGCTGGTGGAGCAGCCCGGCCTGCGCGGCAAGTACCGGCTGGGCTTCGGGATCATCCGGCTCGCCGGCACCATGGCGGCCGGACTCGACCTCACCCAGCAGAGCCGCCGGGTGTGCGAGGACCTCGCCGCCGAGATCGGCGAGACCGTCAACGTCGCCATCCGCAGCGGCGGCACCGTGGTCAACATCGACCAGGTGCGCGGAGCCTCGGCCGTGGTCAGCCAGAACTGGATCGGTCGGCAGAACCCCCTGCACGCGACCTCCAGCGGCAAGGTGCTGCTGGCCCACATGGAGTACGCCGAGCTCCGCCGACTGCTGCGCGGCCCCCTCGAAGAGGTCACCCCCAACACCGTGACGGACCCCGAAGCGCTGCGCGCCCAGCTCGACGAGGTGCTGGAGCGCGGGTACGCGACGGCGACCGAGGAGCTGGAGTTCGGGCTCAACGCGGTCGCCGCCCCCATCCGCGGGCTCAGCGGCGAGGTGATCGCCGCGGTCAGCGCGTCCGGCCCCTCCTACCGCATGGAGAGCGACCTGCTCGACGAGGTCGGCCGGACCGTCGCCAAGGCCGCCGCGGAGATCTCCACCCGCATGGGGCACATGGAGATGCGTTAG
- a CDS encoding gluconokinase, producing MHFVFMGVSGSGKSTVAMRVAERLGLPYAEADVFHPEANIGKMSSGTPLTDADRTPWLESLAAWIAEQERTGASTVMACSALKRAYRDILRTGAPGVCFVHLDGSTELIASRLRERSGHFMPTGLLTSQAATLEPLAPDEDGVTIDIAPSAEEITEEAVRIVTEALGTARR from the coding sequence ATGCATTTCGTCTTCATGGGCGTCTCCGGCAGCGGCAAGAGCACGGTGGCCATGCGCGTCGCCGAACGGCTCGGGCTGCCCTACGCGGAGGCGGACGTGTTCCACCCCGAGGCCAACATCGGCAAGATGTCCAGCGGCACGCCGCTGACCGACGCCGACCGCACCCCGTGGCTGGAGTCGCTGGCGGCCTGGATCGCCGAGCAGGAGCGGACGGGAGCGTCCACGGTCATGGCCTGCTCGGCGCTCAAGCGCGCCTACCGCGACATCCTGCGGACCGGGGCGCCCGGGGTCTGCTTCGTCCACCTCGACGGCTCCACCGAGCTCATCGCCTCCCGGCTGAGGGAGCGCTCCGGCCACTTCATGCCGACGGGCCTGCTCACCTCCCAGGCGGCCACCCTGGAGCCGCTGGCCCCCGACGAGGACGGCGTCACCATCGACATCGCGCCCAGCGCCGAGGAGATCACCGAGGAGGCCGTGCGCATCGTGACCGAAGCCCTGGGGACCGCGCGCCGCTAA
- a CDS encoding FadR/GntR family transcriptional regulator: MAADADHRTLHNRVLADLGPAIAAGEYAAGHVFTLERLERDYGVSRTVAREAVRVLESMRLVVSRPRTGIRVRPAQEWSVFDPQLIRWRLAGPGRNDQLRSLTELRAAVEPPAAAAAARRAEPAQREHIVRINERMAATGAAGDLEAFLLLDIEFHRLILELSGNEMFAGLSGVVAEVLTGRTEYDLMPHHPRPEALRLHAHVASAIHGGLPDVAEAAMRAIVDEVVDALRSVD; encoded by the coding sequence ATGGCCGCTGACGCGGATCACCGCACCCTGCACAACCGCGTGCTGGCCGACCTGGGGCCCGCCATCGCCGCGGGCGAGTACGCGGCCGGACACGTCTTCACGCTAGAACGCCTGGAGCGCGATTACGGGGTGTCGCGGACCGTGGCCCGCGAGGCCGTGCGGGTGCTGGAGTCCATGCGGCTCGTGGTCAGCCGGCCGCGCACCGGGATCCGGGTCCGGCCCGCGCAGGAGTGGAGCGTCTTCGATCCGCAGCTGATCCGCTGGCGGCTGGCCGGTCCCGGCCGCAACGACCAGCTGCGCTCGCTCACCGAGCTGCGCGCGGCCGTCGAGCCGCCGGCCGCGGCCGCCGCGGCCCGCCGGGCCGAACCGGCCCAGCGGGAGCACATCGTGCGGATCAACGAGCGGATGGCCGCCACCGGCGCGGCCGGCGACCTGGAGGCGTTCCTGCTCCTGGACATCGAGTTCCACCGGCTCATCCTGGAGCTGTCCGGCAACGAGATGTTCGCCGGACTGTCCGGGGTCGTGGCCGAGGTGCTCACCGGCCGCACCGAGTACGACCTGATGCCGCACCACCCCCGGCCCGAGGCGCTGCGCCTGCACGCCCACGTCGCCTCGGCCATCCACGGCGGCCTCCCCGATGTGGCGGAGGCCGCCATGCGCGCCATCGTCGACGAGGTCGTCGACGCGCTCCGGTCGGTCGACTAG
- a CDS encoding GcvT family protein, with the protein MPTSESALRTAPRVVLIGAGIVGCALADELTARGYTDVTVVDQGPLYSCGGSTSHAPGLVFQTNAAKVMSDFARYTVAKYGALRVADRPCFNRVGGLELAATPERLAELHRRGGWANAWGIPGRVLDPDECARLHPLVEAERVLGGLHTPTDGLADAVLAARAQAEAAVWRGARFLPQHEVLDIEVTGGRVTGVRTDQGRIPADLVVTCAGMWGPRITRMVGMTLPLVPLAHQFAWTGRVPALAGAGAEADHPILRYQERDLYYRERFDRIGIGYYGHRPMPVDADAIGTPATATDRPMPSMLDFTPDDFAPAWADSRELLPALGGTEVEEGFNGLFSFTPDNMPLMGESPEVAGFWVAEAVWITHSAGVARAMAEWIVDGAPTLDLHGCDVNRFQPHQLAPGYVRERGCRNFIEVYDALHPLQPMEEPRPLRTSPFHPRQAELGGYLLEASGWERPHWYEANAHLTEGRDIPAPGEWAARYWSPIIGAEAQVTRERVALYDMSSLMRLAVTGPGAAAFLDRMTTGNAHREPGAVTYCLLLDETGRLRGDITVARVAEQEFQVGVNSPLDLDWLRRHLPADGTVQVRDATPGTTCIGVWGPLARDLVQPLADHDLSNDGLRYFRCARFHVGDVPVLALRVSYVGELGWELYTTTDLGLRLWDTLWAAGRPLGAIAAGRGAFTALRLEKGYRAYGADMTNEHDPYEAGLGFAVRMAKDDFVGRAALEGRDPEAVKRRLACLTIADPADTVMGGEPVCVPGAESAIGYVTSAGYGHTVGTGIAYAWLPAEHAEPGVELEIGYFSRRVPALVAAEPLFDPQMLRLRG; encoded by the coding sequence ATGCCGACCTCCGAATCCGCCCTTCGAACCGCGCCCCGGGTCGTCCTCATCGGTGCGGGCATCGTCGGATGCGCGCTGGCCGACGAGCTCACTGCGCGCGGGTACACCGACGTCACCGTCGTGGACCAGGGGCCGCTCTACTCCTGCGGCGGCTCGACCTCCCACGCGCCGGGGCTGGTCTTCCAGACCAACGCGGCCAAGGTCATGTCCGACTTCGCCCGCTACACCGTGGCCAAGTACGGCGCGCTGCGCGTGGCCGACCGGCCCTGCTTCAACCGGGTCGGCGGGCTGGAACTGGCCGCGACCCCCGAACGCCTGGCCGAGCTGCACCGGCGCGGCGGCTGGGCGAACGCGTGGGGGATCCCGGGGCGGGTGCTCGACCCGGACGAGTGCGCCCGGCTGCACCCGCTCGTCGAGGCCGAGCGGGTGCTCGGCGGCCTGCACACGCCCACCGACGGCCTGGCCGACGCCGTGCTCGCCGCCAGGGCCCAGGCCGAGGCCGCGGTGTGGCGCGGTGCCCGGTTCCTGCCGCAGCACGAGGTGCTCGACATCGAGGTCACCGGCGGGCGCGTCACCGGGGTGCGCACCGACCAGGGCCGCATTCCCGCCGACCTGGTGGTGACGTGCGCGGGGATGTGGGGACCGCGGATCACCCGCATGGTCGGAATGACGCTGCCGCTGGTCCCGCTGGCCCACCAGTTCGCCTGGACCGGTCGGGTGCCCGCGCTGGCCGGGGCCGGAGCCGAGGCCGACCACCCGATTCTGCGGTACCAGGAGCGCGACCTGTACTACAGGGAGCGCTTCGACCGGATCGGCATCGGCTACTACGGGCACCGCCCCATGCCCGTCGACGCCGACGCGATCGGCACCCCGGCCACGGCGACCGACCGGCCCATGCCCTCCATGCTGGACTTCACCCCCGATGACTTCGCCCCGGCCTGGGCCGACAGCCGGGAGCTGCTGCCCGCGCTCGGCGGGACCGAGGTCGAGGAGGGCTTCAACGGACTGTTCTCCTTCACCCCGGACAACATGCCGCTCATGGGGGAGTCGCCGGAGGTCGCCGGCTTCTGGGTGGCCGAGGCCGTCTGGATCACGCACTCGGCCGGCGTCGCGCGGGCGATGGCCGAGTGGATCGTGGACGGCGCCCCGACTCTGGACCTGCACGGCTGCGACGTCAACCGGTTCCAGCCGCACCAACTCGCCCCCGGCTACGTTCGGGAGCGCGGCTGCCGCAACTTCATCGAGGTCTACGACGCCCTCCACCCGCTGCAGCCGATGGAGGAGCCCCGCCCGTTGCGGACCAGCCCGTTCCACCCCCGCCAGGCCGAACTCGGCGGGTACCTCCTGGAGGCGTCGGGCTGGGAGCGGCCGCACTGGTACGAGGCCAACGCGCACCTGACCGAAGGGCGCGACATCCCCGCGCCGGGGGAGTGGGCCGCGCGGTACTGGTCCCCGATCATCGGCGCGGAGGCCCAGGTCACCAGGGAGCGGGTGGCGCTGTACGACATGTCCTCGCTGATGCGGCTGGCGGTCACCGGCCCCGGGGCCGCGGCGTTCCTGGACCGCATGACGACCGGCAACGCGCACCGGGAGCCCGGCGCCGTCACCTACTGCCTGCTGCTGGACGAGACGGGCCGGCTGCGCGGCGACATCACGGTCGCCCGGGTCGCCGAGCAGGAGTTCCAGGTGGGCGTGAACAGCCCGCTCGACCTCGACTGGCTCCGCCGCCACCTGCCCGCCGACGGCACCGTCCAGGTCCGCGACGCCACCCCGGGCACCACCTGCATCGGGGTGTGGGGGCCGCTCGCCCGCGACCTGGTGCAGCCGCTGGCCGACCACGACCTGTCCAACGACGGCCTGCGCTACTTCCGCTGCGCCCGGTTCCACGTCGGTGACGTGCCGGTGCTGGCGCTGCGGGTGTCCTACGTGGGTGAACTCGGCTGGGAACTGTACACGACGACTGACCTGGGCCTGCGGCTGTGGGACACGCTGTGGGCGGCCGGCCGCCCGCTCGGGGCGATCGCGGCGGGGCGCGGCGCGTTCACCGCCCTGCGCCTGGAGAAGGGCTACCGGGCCTACGGCGCGGACATGACCAACGAGCACGACCCCTATGAGGCCGGGCTCGGTTTCGCGGTGCGGATGGCCAAGGACGACTTCGTCGGCCGCGCCGCACTGGAGGGACGCGATCCCGAGGCGGTCAAGCGCCGCCTGGCCTGCCTGACCATCGCCGATCCCGCCGACACCGTGATGGGCGGCGAGCCCGTGTGCGTCCCCGGGGCCGAATCCGCCATCGGCTACGTCACCAGCGCGGGCTACGGCCACACGGTCGGCACCGGGATCGCCTACGCCTGGCTGCCGGCCGAGCACGCCGAACCGGGGGTCGAGCTGGAGATCGGCTACTTCTCCCGGCGCGTCCCGGCCCTGGTCGCCGCCGAACCGCTCTTCGACCCGCAGATGCTCAGGCTGCGCGGCTGA
- the purU gene encoding formyltetrahydrofolate deformylase yields MSGGATEPIRGRDHVLTLDCPDRPGIVHAVAEFLVHHDANITESRQFDDPDTGRFFMRVQFETPDPRRSAGELAQGFGWVAEAFGMSWRLVDAAVRTRALILVSRYEHCLNDLLFRRHIGALPIDVALIVSNHPDAADLAASYGLDFRHVPVTPQTKPEAEAELMGLVDELGIDLVVLARYMQILSPELCKRLEGRAINIHHSFLPGFKGSRPYHQAHARGVKLIGATAHYVTPDLDEGPIIEQDVIRVDHSMGAAHLAAVGRDVESQVLARAVRWHSEQRVLLNEGRTVVFA; encoded by the coding sequence ATGTCCGGCGGAGCCACCGAACCGATCCGGGGACGCGACCACGTCCTCACCCTCGACTGCCCCGACCGGCCCGGCATCGTGCACGCGGTGGCGGAGTTCCTGGTGCACCACGACGCCAACATCACCGAGAGCCGGCAGTTCGACGACCCCGACACCGGGCGGTTCTTCATGCGCGTGCAGTTCGAGACGCCGGACCCGCGGCGCAGCGCCGGGGAGCTCGCCCAGGGGTTCGGCTGGGTCGCCGAGGCCTTCGGCATGTCCTGGCGCCTGGTCGACGCCGCGGTGCGCACGCGCGCGCTGATCCTGGTCTCGCGCTACGAGCACTGCCTCAACGACCTGCTGTTCCGCCGGCACATCGGCGCGCTGCCCATCGACGTCGCGCTCATCGTCTCCAACCACCCCGACGCCGCCGACCTGGCCGCGTCCTACGGGTTGGACTTCCGGCACGTCCCGGTGACGCCGCAGACCAAGCCGGAGGCCGAGGCCGAACTGATGGGCCTGGTCGACGAACTGGGCATCGACCTGGTGGTGCTGGCCCGCTACATGCAGATCCTCTCCCCCGAGCTGTGCAAGCGGCTGGAGGGCCGGGCGATCAACATCCACCACTCGTTCCTGCCCGGCTTCAAGGGGTCGCGGCCCTACCACCAGGCGCACGCCCGCGGCGTCAAGCTGATCGGGGCGACCGCCCACTACGTCACCCCCGATCTGGACGAGGGGCCGATCATCGAGCAGGACGTGATCCGGGTGGACCACTCGATGGGCGCCGCCCACCTCGCCGCCGTCGGCCGCGACGTGGAGTCCCAGGTGCTGGCCCGGGCCGTGCGCTGGCACAGCGAACAGCGCGTCCTGCTCAACGAGGGGCGCACCGTGGTGTTCGCCTGA
- a CDS encoding sarcosine oxidase subunit gamma, protein MNPSARAPLTRGAGPDAAVSVRELPPYAQVELRVDPEEAAPAARMAAEFLSCALPGPGRACGDGRPHVLWHGPGRYLVVDESATGRGLAIGLACALGGEYGAVCGSVVDVSARYAVLELCGPGAEGVLARDCAPPPRPRAFAPGRYAPTTLAGVRVGLHRPGPSPSYRVLVPADRAGHVLDRLLETARGRRS, encoded by the coding sequence ATGAACCCATCCGCACGCGCCCCGCTCACCCGCGGCGCCGGTCCGGACGCGGCGGTGTCCGTGCGCGAACTGCCGCCGTACGCGCAGGTGGAGCTCCGGGTCGATCCGGAGGAGGCGGCGCCGGCCGCCCGGATGGCGGCGGAGTTCCTCAGCTGCGCCCTGCCGGGCCCCGGCCGGGCCTGCGGCGACGGCCGGCCGCACGTGCTGTGGCACGGCCCCGGCCGCTACCTCGTCGTGGACGAGTCCGCCACGGGGCGCGGCCTGGCCATCGGCCTGGCCTGCGCGCTGGGCGGCGAGTACGGGGCGGTGTGCGGCAGCGTCGTCGACGTCTCCGCCCGGTACGCGGTCCTGGAGCTGTGCGGCCCCGGGGCCGAGGGGGTCCTCGCCCGTGACTGCGCCCCGCCCCCGCGCCCTCGGGCCTTCGCGCCCGGCCGCTACGCCCCGACCACCCTGGCCGGCGTCCGCGTCGGCCTGCACCGCCCCGGCCCGTCCCCGTCCTACCGCGTCCTCGTCCCCGCCGACCGCGCCGGCCACGTGCTGGACCGGCTGCTGGAGACGGCGCGGGGGCGCCGCTCCTGA
- a CDS encoding GntP family permease — translation MEAIEPAYGTVPLLLIAAAAVAVLLFLVMKVKLHAFVSLVLVSLLVALATRIPLPDIVPTLLDGFGGTLASVALLVGLGVMIGRLLEITGGAAVLANTLIRAFGEKRAPLALGVASLLFGFPIFFDAGLIVMLPVVFSVARRLGGSVLLYALPTAGAFAVMHAFVPPHPGPVAAADLLGANMGITLLVGLVIGLPTWYLAAYLFSRFAGRRWELPVPDDFTADGELKYERPPHVLLVLCVLLLPMLLIFGNTGISTLVTTGAVDEGQLWAQILILIGQTPVALLITAIVAMFALGAGRFSRERVDEIVNGALGPVCSIILITGAGGMFGGVLRASGIGEALASSLETTGLPVIVAAFVIALALRVAQGSATVSLTTAAALVAPAVAATSGLSTLDLSFIVIAIACGSTALSHVNDSGFWLVGRFFGMDVKTTLKTWTLMETLIGVIGFAFAFVLSLVL, via the coding sequence GTGGAAGCCATCGAGCCCGCCTACGGCACGGTGCCGTTGCTGTTGATAGCGGCGGCGGCGGTCGCCGTTCTGCTGTTCCTCGTCATGAAGGTGAAGCTGCACGCCTTCGTGTCCCTGGTGCTGGTCAGCCTGCTGGTGGCGCTGGCCACCCGGATTCCCCTGCCCGACATCGTGCCGACCCTGCTCGACGGCTTCGGCGGCACCCTGGCCAGCGTCGCACTGCTGGTCGGACTGGGCGTGATGATCGGGAGGCTGCTGGAGATCACCGGCGGCGCCGCGGTACTCGCCAACACCCTGATCAGAGCCTTCGGCGAGAAGCGCGCACCACTGGCGCTGGGCGTGGCCTCCCTGCTGTTCGGCTTCCCGATCTTCTTCGACGCCGGGCTGATCGTCATGCTCCCGGTCGTCTTCAGCGTGGCCCGCCGCCTGGGCGGCTCGGTGCTGCTCTACGCCCTGCCCACCGCGGGCGCGTTCGCGGTCATGCACGCCTTCGTGCCCCCGCACCCGGGTCCCGTGGCGGCCGCCGACCTACTCGGCGCCAACATGGGCATCACGCTCCTGGTCGGCCTGGTGATCGGCCTGCCGACCTGGTACCTGGCCGCCTACCTGTTCTCGCGCTTCGCCGGCCGCCGCTGGGAGCTCCCGGTCCCCGACGACTTCACCGCGGACGGGGAGCTCAAGTACGAGCGTCCGCCGCACGTCCTGCTCGTGCTGTGCGTCCTGCTGCTGCCGATGCTGCTGATCTTCGGCAACACCGGGATCAGCACGCTGGTCACGACCGGCGCGGTGGACGAGGGCCAACTCTGGGCGCAGATCCTGATCCTCATCGGCCAGACCCCCGTGGCGCTGCTCATCACCGCCATCGTGGCCATGTTCGCCCTGGGCGCGGGGCGCTTCTCCCGGGAGCGCGTGGACGAGATCGTCAACGGCGCGCTGGGCCCGGTCTGCTCCATCATCCTGATCACCGGCGCCGGCGGCATGTTCGGCGGCGTTCTGCGGGCGAGCGGCATCGGCGAGGCCCTGGCCTCCAGCCTGGAGACCACCGGCCTGCCGGTCATCGTCGCGGCGTTCGTGATCGCGCTGGCGCTGCGCGTGGCGCAGGGATCGGCCACGGTCTCCCTGACCACGGCCGCGGCCCTGGTGGCTCCGGCCGTCGCGGCCACCTCGGGGCTGTCGACGCTGGACCTGTCGTTCATCGTGATCGCGATCGCCTGCGGCTCCACCGCACTGTCCCACGTCAACGACTCGGGCTTCTGGCTGGTCGGCCGCTTCTTCGGCATGGACGTCAAGACCACGCTGAAGACCTGGACCCTGATGGAGACGCTGATCGGCGTGATCGGCTTCGCCTTCGCCTTCGTACTCAGCCTGGTGCTCTAG